A region from the Rhodamnia argentea isolate NSW1041297 chromosome 7, ASM2092103v1, whole genome shotgun sequence genome encodes:
- the LOC115749686 gene encoding lipid phosphate phosphatase gamma, with amino-acid sequence MPPPLLKAVTVTHVRYQRGDRLGHFLAWISLVPVFISLGGFVSHFIFRRELQGIFFFLGLLVSQYISEHIKTWVQQARPETCAVLEMCDSHGWPSSHSSYMFFFATYYTLLTYRGIGLTDTKNKPLACFLPWCLAVLTMYSRVYLGYHTVGQVFAGAALGSLIGWAWFWLVNSVFCRYFPAIEESAFGRRFYLKDTSHIPNVLKFEYDNARAARKKHGM; translated from the coding sequence ATGCCTCCGCCGCTGCTGAAGGCCGTGACGGTGACCCATGTGCGCTACCAGAGGGGCGACCGGCTCGGCCACTTCCTCGCGTGGATCTCGCTCGTCCCCGTCTTCATCAGCCTCGGCGGCTTCGTCTCGCACTTCATCTTCCGCCGCGAGCTGCagggcatcttcttcttcctcggcctCCTCGTCTCCCAGTACATCAGCGAGCACATCAAGACCTGGGTCCAGCAGGCCCGGCCCGAGACCTGCGCGGTGCTCGAGATGTGCGATTCCCATGGCTGGCCCTCCAGCCACTCTTCGTACATGTTCTTCTTCGCCACATACTACACTCTGCTCACGTACAGGGGGATCGGCCTCACCGACACGAAGAACAAGCCGCTCGCGTGCTTCTTGCCGTGGTGCTTGGCGGTGCTGACGATGTACTCTAGGGTTTATTTGGGGTACCACACGGTCGGTCAGGTATTTGCAGGTGCCGCGCTCGGGAGTTTGATCGGGTGGGCTTGGTTTTGGCTGGTGAATTCGGTGTTCTGTCGCTACTTTCCGGCGATCGAAGAGAGCGCGTTTGGGAGGAGGTTCTACCTCAAGGACACTTCACATATCCCGAATGTGTTGAAGTTCGAGTATGACAATGCGAGGGCTGCGAGAAAAAAACATGGAATGTAA